Below is a genomic region from Prolixibacteraceae bacterium.
TGTAATTTAATTGGAGAATATAACGTTGCATTGATGATTTGGTTGCAACGATATGTGGTTACCCACAAGTTTCGGAAAGAGCCAATAAGTAATGAGAGATAATGAGAAAAGAGAATTCATCGAAATGAATTCTCTTTTTAGATATTTGATGATTAATCGCAATTTCCATATGGGATAAGGCTGATCATCTTAAATTGATTTCTTTGAATAATGAACAAAGTCTCTATATGCTTTTGCAATATTTACTGAGTGGAAAAGCAGATTCTTAGATTCTGACAAAATATTAAAGAATAGTACTGAATTACGGGTATTAACCTCTTTCTTCTTAATTCTTTTAATCTGAAGCTTTTCAAGCTCTGACATAAACTCAAGTACCTCTCCACGTTCGTTGATAAGTTCATCAATTTTATCAAAACGCTCTTCTTTAACTACATGTATTACTGAATTGTAGAAGTCATTGACTTTATTAACAAGTTGTATTAACTCTTCAGCTTGAACATCTACAAAAGGTCTATGATTATTGCTGATATGCTCATAAAGCGGAGTGATGATATAATTCAATGAATGTGATAACTCACGAAGATAATCGACGATCTGCACATAATAGTGACCTGTTTCAACAGAGTCTGCTTGAAGCCTTAGAACAACACTATTTACGTTATTCTTCCACTTTTTAGTTTTCTGACTTAAATAGTCAACCTCTTCTAATATCTCTTTGATATTTTTGCGATCTTCATTTAGGAAGCTTTCAATTGCAACAAGATAGCCTTTTGAAGTTATCAACACAGAGTTAGTAACTCTTTGCTTGCTCTTTTCTAGCACTTTAGTCGTCTCTAAAACCTCTTCTGTTAACTCTTCTTCCTCTTCGTTATCATTGTCTTTTTTACTCTTAAAAGTAGATTTAAACACCAAGAATATAGCTAAAGCTAAGAATAAGAATACTGTTCCATCACCAACAACACTAATAGTTGCTCCGATGATCGCTGCACTCGAGAAAGCAACAATGGCAGTCATAAACCATCCACCTACAACAGTAAAAACACCAGAGATACGATAAACGGCAGACTCTCTATCCCAGGCTTTGTCAGCAAGGGAAGTACCCATAGCTACCATAAAAGTTACGTATGTCGTAGAGAGAGGCAGTTTATAAGAAGTACCTATCGATATCAAGATACTAGCAACCACCAGATTTACAGAGGCACGAATAAGATCAAAAGCAGTGTCATCTTCATTTTTTGGTTGTTTTGTAAAACGCTTTCTAATACGTCCTTTAATACCTTCAGCAACTATTTTACCTAACCCTTGAGAGACAGAAATGGAAGATCTTACAATGGCTCTAGATACTGCTGACGATTCAAAACGTTCTTCAGATTCTCCTTGATTAGATAGGTTAAGAGAAGTGGCAATCACTTTCTTTGCTTTCTTCGAAGTGATCAAAGTAACGATCATGATAATACCAGCAATCAACAGCATATATGTTTCTGTTTCTACTGGTTTAGTAAGAATAGACATCGACATCGCATCTGGAGCTAATCCTGATACTCTCCATGCATTGAATGACTCAAAACCAGCTAAAGGAACTCCGATGAAGTTAACCAAGTCATTACCAGCAAATGCCATTGCAAGTGCAAATGTACCAATCAAAACAACGACCTTCAAGATATTTACCTTCTTAAATATCATCGAAATCAATTGGAGGATCACAGTACAAGAAATAAAACAGATGCTAATGATTGTTGTCGTATGGCTTTTGATATACTTTACATGTTCTGGATCAATCCAAGATGCACCTTTTGCTCCTTTAATAAGTATAAAGTATGTAATAAATGCTAGGCAAAGTCCACCAAAGATAGAGCCGTAGTATTTGATCTTCTTATCGAACTTAAATGTAAAGATCAAACGCGTTATCCATTGAACTAAAGCTCCAATGGAGAAGGCTATAACGACAGAGAATAGTATGCCAAATATAATGGCCAACGCTTTATCTGTATTAATATATTGGTGAATATCAGCAATAGACTGCCCTAAGTTTGATATTTTCACCAATGCAACAGCTACAGAAGAACCTAGTAATTCAAATACAATTGATACAGTTGTAGAAGTAGGTAGTCCCAATGAGTTAAAGAGGTCTAATAAGATAATATCGGTAATCATGACTGTGACAAATATGATCATAATCTCATTGAACATGAACATATTTGGATTCATAATACCCTTACGAGCCACCTCCATCATCCCACTAGAGAATGTGGCCCCAACTAAAATACCCAAACTCGCTACGGCAAAGATGACCCATTTGGGTGCAGCCTTTGATCCAATAGCCGAATTTAAGAAGTTTACTGCATCATTACTAACCCCCACTATAAGGTCAGAAATCGCCAAGGCGAACAGTATAACTACTAGCGTTAAATAAAACGTTTCCATGAATAAATAATTAATTTGGTTTTTTGATTTTATGACTGCAATTACCTTATTTGAAATTACTTGAATGTTAAATCAATTTGATTTATTTGTTAGACATTTTGATACTGTTAAGTTTAGGTTAACTGCCATGTTATATAATATTTTTTGCTCATCTTTGGATGATTAAATAGATCTTGAATAATTCGCATAACTACATGAAATCCTATACGTTAAAAAGCTTGTCAGTATATTTGTCTCTAGCACTGACTTTGATATTCGTTGTATTTCTTACAATCAACTTTGTTTACCATCGATTATGGTTTTTATGTATCTCTGTACCTATACTTTTTGTTGTTACCATACTCATTGTTAACTATATCTTAAACAGTTTGGTCTACGATAAGTTGAAACCTATCTATAAAATTGTTCGTTCTATCCCTGTGTCGGATAGAAAAACGAAAAATAACTTAATGAATTCGATCGATTTGATCAATGAAGTACATAGAGAAGTAGAGGAGTGGTCACACCTTAAAATAGCTGAAATTAAACGTCTTAAAGGGTTAGAGAAATACCGTAAGGACTATATCGGAAATGTTTCTCACGAACTTAGAACTCCTATCTTCAATATTCAGGGATATGTATTGACCCTGCTTGATGGTGGAATGGACGATCCAAAGATTAATAAACTATATCTTGAAAGAACAGAAAAGAGTGTAGATAGAATGATATCTATAGTTGATGATTTAGAATCGATCACAAAACTTGAAGCGGGAGAGTTGAAACTTAATAGAACTAGATTTGATATCGTACAGTTGGCACAAGAGGTTTTTGACCTTGAGGAGAGAGAGTCCACTGAGAGGAATATTACGCTTCGTTTCGGTAAAATTTTTGAAAAACCTATTACTGTTTATGGAGATCGAATGAAGATATTTGATGTCTTAAGAAACCTTATTGGTAATGGGGTGAAATACGGTTCAAAAGGAGGATTTGTGAAGGTTGGTTTCTACGATATGATGGATCATATTATGGTAGAGATTACTGACAATGGCGTTGGTATTGAGAATGATCATGTACATCGTATCTTTGAACGATTCTATCGAATTGATAAAAGTAGATCAAGAAAAGAGGGTGGGACAGGTTTAGGTCTAGCCATCGTGAAACATATATTAGAAGCTCATAACCAATCTATTCAGGTAAAAAGTGCCCTAGATAAAGGAAGTACATTTACTTTTACCTTAGAGAAATAGATTACGACTTTTATCATCTTTTTTATGTATATTTGATTACATCCAAAACAATATTAAAAATGAGTGACGATTACAGCAAATACACGATTCTACTTGTGGATGACGAAGAAGATATTCTTGAATTCATTAGCTATAACTTACGTAGAGAAGGATTTAATGTACATACCGCAAGAAATGGAGAAGAAGCAATCCAACAAGCTACAAAATATAGTCCTCATCTGATTATCCTAGATGTGATGATGCCAGAAATGGATGGGATTGTTGCTTGTGAAGAGATTCGTAAAATCCCTTCATTAAAGGGATGTATCATTGCTTTCCTTACAGCAAGAGGCGAAGATTATTCACAAATTGCTGGTTTCGAAGCGGGAGCGGATGATTATATTACGAAACCAATCCGTCCAAAAGTGTTGATAAGTCGTGTTAAAGCACTGCTTAAAAGACATGATTCTAACACAGTGGAGGCTGTCGAAGATAAAAATATCCTTAAGATAAGTGATCTCATTATTGACAAAGAGAAATATCTTTTGATCAAAGATGAGAAGGAGATGATCTTACCTCGTAAAGAGTTTGAATTACTCTCTTTATTGGTATCAAAATCAGGTAAAGTATTTACTAGAGAGGAGATATATAATACGGTGTGGGGAGACAATGTTATTGTTGGTGATCGAACTATTGATGTACACATCCGTAAGCTTAGAGAAAAAATTGGTAGTGAGCATATTAAAACACTCAAAGGTGTTGGGTATAAATTTGTTGAATAACATATTTTTTTATCTTAAATTCATTACATTCTTTAGTTACTTTACCATAGGAAGAAAAAGGAATCAAACTTTTAGTTTAGGGAGATTGTTATATATGATAGTAGATCACCCTAATTGAATCTATGTCAAGAATTAAAGAATACGCTATGAAACGAATTTTTTCACTTTTCGCCATTGTCTTTTCTGTTACATTTTGGGGGTGTAAAGAGAAGAAAGTAAAGGAGGTCCCCAAAGAAGTTCCTGTTATTGAGGAGGTTGTTACTGAAGTTGTGACTCCTATTGAAGAAACCATAGAAGTTGAAGAAACAGTGGTTATAAGAGGAGTCAACCTTAAGGATCGATACTTTATTATTGTTGGAAGTTATAATATTTACAACAATGCTGAGGTCTTAAAAACTGAGCTAATAAAGCTAGGCTACAGTCCTGTTGTATTCATGCAAGATGAGAATGGTCAGTTCAAAGTAGCTATCGAATCATTCCAATCACTAAAGCAGGCTGAAAATGAGATGTCGAATCTTATGAAAGGAAAGAAACTATTGAAACACAGTTGGATCTTCAAACGAAAAGGAGAGATTAAACCATTCAATAAAAACCCAATTTAATAATGTGGTTATTTAATTAAAAGAAAAAGGAAGGAGACTGGACTAGATCCATTACTCTTTCCTTTTTCTTTTATACATATTGTATATATCGATATAACAAACTATATGTCAGTCGAATAAAATCATATATAGAACATTTAATCTGAGTTATCAACAATGTGTATTATCTATCTACTATATTTCTTTACGTAATCTAGCTACTGGATATCCCATCTGTTCACGATATTTCGCAATCGTTCTACGAGCAACATTATAACTCTTGCTCTTAAGTATATCTGAGAGCTTTTGATCTGTTAATGGCTTCTTCTTATTCTCTCCCTCGATGAACTCTTTAAGAATTTGCTTAATCTCCCTTGTTGAAACCTCTTCTCCATCATCCTTCTGCATTGCTTCAGAAAAGAAATATTTCACTTGAAATGTGCCAAAATGGGTCTGGATATATTTGCTATTCGAGACACGCGATATTGTTGAAACATCTAAACCCGTACGATCAGCAATATCTTTCAATATCATCGGCCTTATTTTAGTTTCATCACCATCCATAAAATATTCTCTTTGATAATTGATGATCGCATTCATTACCAATAGAAGTGTCTGCTGGCGTTGTCTAACAGCATCTATGAACCATTTTGCAGAGTCTAATTTCTGTTTAACAAAGAGAGCTGTATCTTTCTGTTGAGAACTACTTTTCCTTCCTGTTGCTTTGTAATCCTTTAGAATGTTAGAATAGGTGTTGTTAACTCTTAATTCCGGGACATTACGTTGATTTAGTGATAAGACCAGCTCCCCATCAACAAGTTCAAGAATAAAATCAGGAATAATGGCTTGGCTAGTTCTACCTATTGTATTGCTAAAAGAACTTCCAGGCTTTGGATTAAGCTTTAGTACCTCTTGGATTGCGTCCTTAAGCATTTCATCATCAATATCTAATCGCTTAATTAATTTATCGTAATGCTTCTTAGAGAATTCATCGAAATGGTCTTTAATAAGCTCTGTAGCAACTGCAATGACTGGGTCTGATGCATTTTTACGTAACAGTTGAAGTAACAGACACTCTCTTAAATCAGAAGCTCCTACACCAGAAGGATCTAAGGTTTGTATTTTAGATAGAACCTTAGCTAATTCATCTTCATCTGTATGGATATTTTGCATAAAAAGAAGATCGTCCATAATAGACTCTAAATCTCTTCTTAGATAGCCATCTTCATCAATATTGCCGACAATATTTTCAGCTAATATCATCTCCTCATCATTCAAGTCAATAAGACTAAGCTGCTCCATTAATATTTCATGAAATGAAGCTCCCTCAGTTAATGGCATCTCTTGTGTTTTATCATCAGAGGAGTAGTTGTTTGCTTGATACTTATAAGAGGGAATATCTTCTTCATTCAAGTAATCATCAACTGAAAATTCTTCATTATCGGAATCAGAATTCGATTTTAAATCTCCATTATAATCGTCATCGATATCTTCAGAACTAGACCTCTCAAGTTCTAATACTGGGTTTTCCTCTAATTCTTTCTTGATTCTTTGCTCTAACTGCATCGTAGGTAATTCAAGCAATTTAATCACTTGAATTTGCTGAGGAGACAACTTCTGAAGAAGCTTCTGTTGTAAACTTAACTTTTGCATATATTATTTCCCTTACTTATGCACTTCAACTTAATAACACAAACTCATATCATCTAATATATTTAGTTTAACTCTGTTACACTACAAAATATTTTCAACATCATATACTAGATGGGAAATAGACTATAATTAATGAAGTGAGATATCCACAAAAATAGATATCAACATTTGTTATATCCATCTCAATAGGAACAAAATACCAATAAATAAGGAACTATACTAAATCTATGAAAACAAAAACGTTTATTATACTACAACTGATTGATAGTAAATCTATTAATTTAAATAAAAAAAGGATTACTCATATGAAGTAATCCTTTTTTATGTATCTCTTTTTTTAATACCTTATTTGATATTTGAGTGACTTGAACCACCATCTTTTCCAATAGCTCTATCATACTCTCTCCACATAATATCTCTTAACTGTTCATTATCTGGACTCTTTTTAACGGCTTTGTAAGCTTTAATAAAACGAGGGTGCTTTCGATAGATAATCTCAATAGATGATACTCCTGAGATATACCAAACCACACAACCCAATATTAACCATACAAAGACTCGTTTAAATACCCTTGAGATATATACACGTTTCTCTTTCTTATAGACTATAATTTCTGATACTGCTACAAAAAGTAGTAGAAGCATTCCTATAAGTACTATCACATTATTACTTGTGATAAAAATTAAGTGTTCTGCAGCTCCTACACATGTAATAAAAAGGCCAATACCAGCAAAAAGGGACATTCGTTTCGTTATTGGATCATACTGACATGTGGCATTATCTTTTTTAATAAAGCTGTAGTCTCGAAAGCGGATAAAACTCCAAATGAGGTAAAAAACTCCCAAGGCACCGAGAGCAATTCCCTCTAGAAGATATCCATTATTTACTAGCATTACCCGAAAGACAATGCCAATAAATAGTACAAATTCTAAAATTTTCTCTAACGTTCTCATTATTGAAGTGTTGTTTTCTTATAGAGTGTCACTATAAAAAGTTGTTGACAATAGAGAACAAAAGTATATATTTTACTCTTTATATTATTATGTTATCGATATTAAAATAACTTATAATTAGAACTATCATCTATTGAAGCCCTTCCTAAATGTGTATATGCCAACTCTGTAACCTCTCGTCCACGAGGTGTTCTCTTAATAAAACCTTCTTTTATTAAGAACGGTTCATATACCTCTTCAATTGTTCCAGCATCTTCTCCAACAGCAGTAGCAATGGTTGATATTCCAACAGGACCACCTTTAAATTTATCAATGATCGTAGCTAAAATCTTATTATCCATTTCATCAAGACCATATTTGTCAATATTTAATGCCTCTAAAGCATAACGAGTTATTTCAATATTAATTTGCCCATTTCCTTTAACCATTGCAAAGTCTCTTACCCTTCTAAGCAAGCTATTCACAATACGTGGCGTACCTCTACTTCTAAACGCAATTTCATGCGCTGCAGCTTCATCAATAGGTACATTGAGTAGAGCGGATGATCGGACCACAATTTTTGTTAATACATCAATATCATAATACTCAAGATGACTATTAATCCCAAATCGAGCTCTTAAAGGGCTTGTTAATAACCCTGATCTAGTTGTTGCCCCTATTAAAGTGAAAGGGTTGATTTCAATCTGTATTGACCTAGCACTAGGCCCTTTATCTATCATGATATCAATACGGAAATCTTCCATCGCGGAATATAAATACTCTTCAACGATAGGAGATAATCGATGGATTTCATCAATAAAAAGCACATCATGTGGTTCTAAGTTAGTTAATAGACCTGCCAAGTCTCCTGGTTTGTCTAAAACAGGACCTGAAGTAATCTTAAGACCTACATTTAATTCGTTAGCGATGATATTAGATAAAGTAGTTTTTCCTAAACCAGGTGGGCCATGGAGAAGGACATGATCAAGAGCTTCCTCTCTCATTTTGGCAGCTTCAACAAAAATCTCTAGATTATCAACGATTTTTTTTTGACCTTTAAAGTCATCAAAGGATAATGGTCGTAACTTGTTGTTTAAGTCACTATCCGAATCAAATGTCTTCTCTTCTCTAAAATCAAAATTATCATCCATAACACTAAAAATATTTTTTACAAAAATAGTGGTTATTGACTTAACTAATGAATTTTTGGGTCAGAAGTTATTCAACGTTTTCCAACTCTCTTTTTATTATATCATATACTTTTAATTCTTATATGTATATTTAATAAAAGGAAAAGAATATAATAATAATAGGCTGTTGATGTAGTGTAAAAAGATTTTTGTTGGGATTTTGATTTTACGTGATTAACTTTCAATTAACAATTAGTGATAGTTTTTACACATGTTAATGATCTGATTATTAGATATACGTTAAGGTTATCTTACAATGTTGTGGGAAGGTTATCAATAGTTGTTAGTGATATTTTTGACTACAAAATAATGTGTGTTTCGCGTTCGATTAATGTCATTAAATATATGCATTAAAATTTGGATAGTATGAGAATCTACCTATGTTTTGAAGGATCTAATAAAACAAAAAAAGAAAACAGTTTTTTGTAATCAACTTTTCACCCTCTTATCACTACTTGATACACATCTTTGTAACAATGATTGTTGGTTTTTTTAATAATTCACTAAATAGTAAACGATTATTACTTGATAATTAAGATTGTTTTATCTCTTTTTATTAGATTTGCATTCTAAAATGTAATACGAGATGAATAAAATTGCAATTGCTTGCGATCATGCAGGATACGAAAGAAAGATAGATGTTATCAAGTATTTAAATGAGCAAGGTTTTGAAGTAGTTGACTTTGGATGTAACTCATTAGATAGCTGTGACTACGCTGATTATGTACATCCTTTGGCTTCAAAAATTGATAAAGGCGAGCTAAAAAGGGGGATTATTATTTGTGGAAGTGCTAACGGTGTTAATATGACTGCAAATAAATATCAAAATGTTAGATCTGCTTTGTGTTGGCAGAGTGAGATTGCTGAATTAGCTAGATCACACAATGATGCAAATGTTTGTGCAATTCCAGCTAGGTTCACTTCATTAGAGGTATCACTAGATATTGTAAAGACATTTCTGAATACAGATTTTGAAGGAGGTCGTCATACTCGTAGAGTTGAGAAAATCGCAATTCAAAAGCAGTAATAATTATTATCATTGAAATTGTCTATTTAAATACTCTGAACCTATGTTGTCAAATACATGTAAATATGCAGTTAGAGCTGTAATATATCTTGCTTCTGGTTTTGATGGTGATCATAAGTATGGAATAAAGAAAATTTCGGAAGATCTAAAGATACCATCACCTTTTTTAGGAAAGATATTACAAAAACTTGTTAAGTCAGGAGTCTTGAATTCCAACAAAGGACCTAAT
It encodes:
- a CDS encoding SPOR domain-containing protein — protein: MKRIFSLFAIVFSVTFWGCKEKKVKEVPKEVPVIEEVVTEVVTPIEETIEVEETVVIRGVNLKDRYFIIVGSYNIYNNAEVLKTELIKLGYSPVVFMQDENGQFKVAIESFQSLKQAENEMSNLMKGKKLLKHSWIFKRKGEIKPFNKNPI
- the rpiB gene encoding ribose 5-phosphate isomerase B, which produces MNKIAIACDHAGYERKIDVIKYLNEQGFEVVDFGCNSLDSCDYADYVHPLASKIDKGELKRGIIICGSANGVNMTANKYQNVRSALCWQSEIAELARSHNDANVCAIPARFTSLEVSLDIVKTFLNTDFEGGRHTRRVEKIAIQKQ
- a CDS encoding response regulator transcription factor, with the translated sequence MSDDYSKYTILLVDDEEDILEFISYNLRREGFNVHTARNGEEAIQQATKYSPHLIILDVMMPEMDGIVACEEIRKIPSLKGCIIAFLTARGEDYSQIAGFEAGADDYITKPIRPKVLISRVKALLKRHDSNTVEAVEDKNILKISDLIIDKEKYLLIKDEKEMILPRKEFELLSLLVSKSGKVFTREEIYNTVWGDNVIVGDRTIDVHIRKLREKIGSEHIKTLKGVGYKFVE
- a CDS encoding inorganic phosphate transporter, with product METFYLTLVVILFALAISDLIVGVSNDAVNFLNSAIGSKAAPKWVIFAVASLGILVGATFSSGMMEVARKGIMNPNMFMFNEIMIIFVTVMITDIILLDLFNSLGLPTSTTVSIVFELLGSSVAVALVKISNLGQSIADIHQYINTDKALAIIFGILFSVVIAFSIGALVQWITRLIFTFKFDKKIKYYGSIFGGLCLAFITYFILIKGAKGASWIDPEHVKYIKSHTTTIISICFISCTVILQLISMIFKKVNILKVVVLIGTFALAMAFAGNDLVNFIGVPLAGFESFNAWRVSGLAPDAMSMSILTKPVETETYMLLIAGIIMIVTLITSKKAKKVIATSLNLSNQGESEERFESSAVSRAIVRSSISVSQGLGKIVAEGIKGRIRKRFTKQPKNEDDTAFDLIRASVNLVVASILISIGTSYKLPLSTTYVTFMVAMGTSLADKAWDRESAVYRISGVFTVVGGWFMTAIVAFSSAAIIGATISVVGDGTVFLFLALAIFLVFKSTFKSKKDNDNEEEEELTEEVLETTKVLEKSKQRVTNSVLITSKGYLVAIESFLNEDRKNIKEILEEVDYLSQKTKKWKNNVNSVVLRLQADSVETGHYYVQIVDYLRELSHSLNYIITPLYEHISNNHRPFVDVQAEELIQLVNKVNDFYNSVIHVVKEERFDKIDELINERGEVLEFMSELEKLQIKRIKKKEVNTRNSVLFFNILSESKNLLFHSVNIAKAYRDFVHYSKKSI
- a CDS encoding sensor histidine kinase, producing the protein MKSYTLKSLSVYLSLALTLIFVVFLTINFVYHRLWFLCISVPILFVVTILIVNYILNSLVYDKLKPIYKIVRSIPVSDRKTKNNLMNSIDLINEVHREVEEWSHLKIAEIKRLKGLEKYRKDYIGNVSHELRTPIFNIQGYVLTLLDGGMDDPKINKLYLERTEKSVDRMISIVDDLESITKLEAGELKLNRTRFDIVQLAQEVFDLEERESTERNITLRFGKIFEKPITVYGDRMKIFDVLRNLIGNGVKYGSKGGFVKVGFYDMMDHIMVEITDNGVGIENDHVHRIFERFYRIDKSRSRKEGGTGLGLAIVKHILEAHNQSIQVKSALDKGSTFTFTLEK
- the rpoN gene encoding RNA polymerase factor sigma-54; this translates as MQKLSLQQKLLQKLSPQQIQVIKLLELPTMQLEQRIKKELEENPVLELERSSSEDIDDDYNGDLKSNSDSDNEEFSVDDYLNEEDIPSYKYQANNYSSDDKTQEMPLTEGASFHEILMEQLSLIDLNDEEMILAENIVGNIDEDGYLRRDLESIMDDLLFMQNIHTDEDELAKVLSKIQTLDPSGVGASDLRECLLLQLLRKNASDPVIAVATELIKDHFDEFSKKHYDKLIKRLDIDDEMLKDAIQEVLKLNPKPGSSFSNTIGRTSQAIIPDFILELVDGELVLSLNQRNVPELRVNNTYSNILKDYKATGRKSSSQQKDTALFVKQKLDSAKWFIDAVRQRQQTLLLVMNAIINYQREYFMDGDETKIRPMILKDIADRTGLDVSTISRVSNSKYIQTHFGTFQVKYFFSEAMQKDDGEEVSTREIKQILKEFIEGENKKKPLTDQKLSDILKSKSYNVARRTIAKYREQMGYPVARLRKEI
- the ruvB gene encoding Holliday junction branch migration DNA helicase RuvB, with the translated sequence MDDNFDFREEKTFDSDSDLNNKLRPLSFDDFKGQKKIVDNLEIFVEAAKMREEALDHVLLHGPPGLGKTTLSNIIANELNVGLKITSGPVLDKPGDLAGLLTNLEPHDVLFIDEIHRLSPIVEEYLYSAMEDFRIDIMIDKGPSARSIQIEINPFTLIGATTRSGLLTSPLRARFGINSHLEYYDIDVLTKIVVRSSALLNVPIDEAAAHEIAFRSRGTPRIVNSLLRRVRDFAMVKGNGQINIEITRYALEALNIDKYGLDEMDNKILATIIDKFKGGPVGISTIATAVGEDAGTIEEVYEPFLIKEGFIKRTPRGREVTELAYTHLGRASIDDSSNYKLF